A genome region from Setaria italica strain Yugu1 chromosome III, Setaria_italica_v2.0, whole genome shotgun sequence includes the following:
- the LOC101766884 gene encoding MLO-like protein 1 → MAAEGEAAALEYTPTWIVAAVCSIIVLLSLVAERFLHYIGKKLKKKNQKPLYEALLKVKEELMLLGFISLLLTVFQGMIQRTCIPAGWTDHMLPCQRLDVKAGEINATKEHFVAAGIIGKIRRRLLSEGGAGADICLKKRKVPLLSVEAIHQLHIFIFVLAITHVIFSVTTMLLGGAQIHQWKQWENGIQKDDPGNGPKKVTDVHRHEFIKKRFKGIGKESIILSWLHSFGKQFYRSVSKSDYTTMRLGFIMTHCPGNPKFDFHRYMVRVLEADFKKVVGISWYLWVFVVIFLLLNVNGWHTYFWIAFLPLFLLLAIGTKLEHVIAQLAHDVAEKHTAIEGEVVVKPSDDHFWFGKPRVILFLIHFILFQNAFEIAFFFWILSTYGFDSCIMGQVRFIVPRLVIGVLIQLLCSYSTLPLYAIVTQMGSCYKKEIFNEHVQQGVLGWAQKVKMRKGLKGAANKAESTSNADSAGPSATIEMAKAGADVEAVGNTE, encoded by the exons atggcggcggagggggaggcggcggcgctggagtaCACGCCGACGTGGATCGTGGCGGCGGTCTGCTCGATCATCGTGCTGCTATCGCTCGTCGCCGAGCGGTTCCTCCACTACATCGGCAAG AAGCTCAAGAAGAAGAACCAGAAGCCGCTCTACGAGGCGCTGCTCAAGGTCAAAGAAG AGTTGATGCTTCTGGGGTTCATCTCCCTGCTGCTGACGGTGTTCCAGGGGATGATACAGAGGACATGCATCCCTGCCGGCTGGACGGACCACATGCTGCCATGCCAGAGGCTGGATGTGAAGGCTGGTGAGATTAACGCCACCAAGGAGCATTTTGTTGCTGCCGGGATCATTGGAAAGATCAGGAGGCGGCTGCTCAGTGAAGGCGGCGCTGGGGCTGACATCTGCCTGAAGAAG CGAAAAGTTCCACTTCTGTCCGTAGAAGCCATACATCAGCTGCACATTTTCATATTTGTTCTGGCTATCACGCATGTTATTTTCAGCGTTACAACTATGCTTTTGGGAGGTGCGCAG ATACACCAATGGAAACAGTGGGAGAATGGAATTCAGAAAGATGATCCTGGAAACG GTCCTAAGAAGGTAACCGATGTGCATCGTCACGAATTCATTAAGAAACGTTTTAAGGGTATTGGCAAAGAATCTATAATATTGAGTTGGCTG cATTCTTTTGGTAAGCAGTTTTATAGATCAGTGTCTAAATCAGACTACACTACAATGCGTCTTGGTTTTATCATG ACTCACTGCCCTGGAAACCCAAAATTTGATTTCCATAGATACATGGTGAGGGTTTTAGAGGCTGATTTTAAGAAAGTAGTAGGCATAAG CTGGTACTTGTGGGTCTTCGTGGTGATATTTCTGTTGCTGAATGTTAATG GTTGGCATACATACTTTTGGATTgccttccttccccttttt CTTCTGTTAGCTATTGGCACTAAGCTGGAGCACGTCATAGCTCAGCTAGCCCATGATGTAGCTGAGAAGCACACGGCGATTGAGGGTGAAGTGGTTGTAAAACCATCAGATGACCACTTCTGGTTCGGCAAGCCAAGGGTTATCCTTTTTCTAATCCACTTCATCCTGTTTCAGAATGCATTTGAGATTGCGTTCTTCTTCTGGATACTG AGCACTTATGGATTCGACTCATGCATCATGGGGCAAGTTCGTTTTATTGTGCCGAGGCTTGTTATCGG GGTTCTTATTCAGCTTCTCTGCAGTTACAGCACCCTGCCTCTGTACGCAATTGTAACACAG ATGGGGAGCTGCTATAAGAAGGAGATCTTCAACGAGCATGTGCAGCAGGGCGTCTTGGGCTGGGCGCAGAAGGTCAAGATGAGGAAGGGATTGAAGGGGGCTGCAAACAAGGCCGAATCGACTAGCAACGCCGATTCAGCAGGGCCTTCTGCTACGATTGAAATGGCGAAAGCTGGGGCGGACGTGGAGGCCGTTGGAAACACAGAGTGA